The Fulvivirga ligni genome window below encodes:
- the mtaB gene encoding tRNA (N(6)-L-threonylcarbamoyladenosine(37)-C(2))-methylthiotransferase MtaB, translating into MRKVAFYTLGCKLNFSETSSISRMFEEKGYKKVEFTETPDIFIINTCSVTENADKKCKKIVREARKISPNAYVTIIGCYAQLKPKEISEIPGVDAVLGAAEKFRLIELLDDFVRPEQPKVLASEIEEANTYNNAYSINDRTRTFLKVQDGCDYGCTFCTIPLARGKSRSDTIENILASAHDIVNSGVKEIVLTGVNTGDFGIRNGQREDRFLDLIQELDKVEGLERLRISSIEPNLLHNEIIEFVAQSNTFVPHFHIPLQSGSDKILKMMRRRYLSPLYQDRVSKIKELMPHCCIGVDVIVGFPGETEEDFLETYHFINDLDISYLHVFTYSERANTMAAEMGEVVPMKERNRRSKMLRSLSEKKKRFFYEQNIGRVDTVLFEEDIEDGMMHGFTDNYVRVSVKYDPVLVNETKKVKITSINTKGYAEVEEVEQEILAH; encoded by the coding sequence ATGAGAAAAGTTGCTTTTTACACACTGGGCTGCAAATTAAATTTTTCAGAGACATCCTCTATTTCCAGGATGTTTGAGGAGAAAGGCTATAAAAAGGTGGAGTTTACAGAAACCCCAGACATTTTTATTATTAATACCTGCTCTGTTACTGAAAATGCTGACAAAAAGTGTAAAAAGATAGTGAGAGAAGCCCGCAAGATCTCTCCTAATGCTTATGTAACCATCATCGGTTGCTATGCACAACTTAAGCCCAAAGAAATTTCAGAGATCCCTGGTGTAGATGCCGTGCTTGGTGCTGCTGAGAAATTCAGACTCATAGAATTGCTTGACGATTTTGTAAGACCTGAGCAGCCAAAAGTATTAGCCTCTGAAATTGAAGAAGCCAACACCTATAACAACGCTTATTCTATCAATGACAGAACCAGGACTTTCTTAAAAGTTCAGGATGGCTGTGATTATGGATGCACATTCTGCACCATACCTCTGGCAAGAGGCAAAAGTAGAAGCGACACCATAGAGAATATCCTTGCATCAGCTCATGATATTGTTAATTCTGGCGTTAAAGAAATTGTACTTACGGGTGTGAACACAGGCGATTTCGGCATCAGAAATGGACAAAGAGAAGACAGATTTTTAGATCTTATCCAGGAACTTGATAAAGTTGAAGGACTGGAACGATTAAGAATATCATCTATTGAGCCCAACCTCTTGCATAATGAGATTATAGAGTTTGTAGCTCAATCAAACACTTTTGTTCCTCATTTTCATATTCCATTACAGTCAGGCTCAGATAAGATTCTGAAAATGATGCGCAGAAGGTATTTGAGCCCTCTTTATCAGGATAGAGTAAGCAAGATAAAGGAGCTAATGCCTCATTGCTGTATTGGTGTGGATGTTATCGTGGGCTTCCCGGGAGAAACTGAAGAAGATTTCCTGGAAACCTATCACTTCATAAATGATCTGGATATTTCATATTTACACGTATTTACCTACTCAGAAAGAGCCAACACCATGGCCGCTGAGATGGGTGAGGTAGTACCTATGAAAGAAAGAAACAGGCGTTCTAAAATGCTTAGGTCGTTATCTGAGAAAAAGAAGAGATTCTTCTATGAGCAAAATATTGGAAGAGTAGATACCGTTCTTTTCGAGGAAGACATTGAAGACGGCATGATGCATGGCTTTACAGACAATTATGTGCGTGTATCAGTAAAATATGATCCTGTTTTGGTGAATGAGACTAAGAAAGTGAAAATTACTTCTATCAATACAAAAGGTTATGCAGAAGTAGAAGAAGTAGAGCAAGAGATTTTAGCTCATTAA
- the hppD gene encoding 4-hydroxyphenylpyruvate dioxygenase: MEQDFLPINGTDYIEFYVGNAKQSALYYQNAFGFKLVAYAGPETGVRDRASYVLQQDKIKFVLTSSLQADSVISDHVKKHGDGVKVLALWVDDAAASFKATTERGAVAVAEPKTYSDDNGEVVMASIQTYGETIHTFVERKNYNGPFLPGFKAKESIIDVKPIGLKYVDHCVGNVGWGEMNKWVKFYEDVMGFKLLITFDDKDISTEYSALMSKVVSNGNGYIKFPINEPAEGKKKSQIEEYIDFYNGAGVQHIAIATDDIIHTVSELRKRGVEFLVVPEVYYEDLLERVGEIEEDLQPLKDLNILVDRDEEGYLLQIFTKPVQDRPTVFYEIIQRKGAKSFGKGNFKALFEAIEREQELRGNL; this comes from the coding sequence ATGGAACAAGATTTTTTGCCTATTAATGGAACCGATTATATTGAATTCTATGTAGGAAACGCTAAACAGTCTGCCCTATACTACCAAAATGCTTTTGGCTTTAAACTAGTAGCCTATGCAGGTCCCGAAACAGGAGTTAGAGATCGTGCAAGCTATGTTTTACAGCAAGATAAAATCAAATTTGTACTTACTTCTTCTCTACAGGCTGATTCTGTAATATCAGACCATGTGAAAAAACATGGCGATGGGGTGAAGGTTTTAGCCCTATGGGTGGATGATGCCGCCGCTTCATTCAAAGCAACCACCGAAAGAGGTGCTGTAGCTGTAGCTGAACCTAAAACTTACTCCGATGATAATGGAGAAGTGGTGATGGCCTCCATCCAAACTTATGGAGAAACAATTCATACTTTCGTGGAAAGAAAAAATTACAATGGCCCCTTCCTACCTGGCTTTAAGGCTAAAGAAAGTATTATTGACGTAAAACCTATCGGCTTAAAATATGTAGACCACTGCGTAGGTAACGTAGGCTGGGGAGAAATGAATAAGTGGGTTAAGTTCTATGAGGATGTGATGGGCTTTAAATTACTTATCACCTTTGATGACAAGGATATTTCCACAGAGTACAGTGCCCTAATGTCTAAAGTGGTGTCTAACGGCAATGGATACATCAAATTTCCTATTAACGAGCCTGCGGAAGGAAAGAAAAAATCTCAGATAGAAGAATATATTGATTTCTACAATGGTGCTGGTGTTCAACACATCGCTATCGCCACAGATGATATCATTCATACCGTATCAGAACTTAGAAAAAGAGGTGTGGAATTTCTGGTAGTGCCAGAGGTATATTATGAAGATCTTCTTGAGCGTGTGGGAGAAATAGAAGAAGATCTACAGCCTTTGAAAGACTTAAACATACTTGTTGATAGAGATGAAGAAGGTTATTTATTACAGATTTTCACAAAACCTGTACAAGATAGACCTACAGTATTTTATGAAATCATCCAGCGCAAGGGTGCTAAGTCTTTTGGAAAAGGTAACTTCAAAGCACTTTTTGAAGCCATAGAACGAGAGCAAGAGTTGCGCGGCAATTTATAA
- the trpS gene encoding tryptophan--tRNA ligase, which translates to MSRILTGIQSSGRPHLGNILGAIKPAIELSKIENNESLFFIADFHSLTTIKDAAQRIENVNATAAAWLAFGFDTDKNIFYRQSRIPEVCELTWYLNCNTPYPMLANAHSFKEKASKLADVNAGLFTYPVLMAADILLYDAEQVPVGKDQKQHLEMTRDIASSFNNQYGETFVLPEAKIDESVMTIPGTDGQKMSKSYGNTIDIFLADKELKKSVMNIVTDSTPLEEPKDPDTCNVFAIYKLIASTEQTEALRAKYLGGNYGYGHAKKELLQLIIEAFEEPRRIFNHYMENPAELDAKLKQGEEKARAIAHKVLQRVREKLGY; encoded by the coding sequence ATGTCTAGAATTTTAACTGGTATTCAGAGCAGTGGAAGGCCGCACTTAGGAAACATCCTGGGAGCCATAAAACCGGCCATAGAACTCTCTAAAATAGAAAATAATGAATCGTTGTTCTTTATAGCGGACTTTCATTCGCTTACCACTATTAAAGATGCAGCGCAAAGAATAGAAAATGTAAATGCCACTGCTGCCGCCTGGCTTGCTTTCGGCTTTGATACTGATAAAAATATATTTTACAGACAATCACGCATACCTGAAGTATGTGAACTTACCTGGTATTTAAACTGCAATACGCCCTACCCTATGCTTGCTAATGCCCATTCTTTTAAAGAAAAGGCCAGCAAGTTGGCAGATGTAAATGCAGGGCTTTTCACCTACCCAGTGCTTATGGCTGCAGATATTCTTTTATATGATGCAGAGCAGGTGCCAGTAGGTAAAGACCAAAAACAGCACCTGGAAATGACCAGAGATATTGCCAGCTCTTTTAACAATCAGTATGGCGAAACTTTTGTACTACCAGAAGCTAAGATTGATGAGTCTGTAATGACAATTCCTGGTACGGACGGCCAAAAAATGAGTAAGTCCTATGGAAACACCATAGATATCTTCCTGGCAGACAAGGAATTGAAGAAAAGTGTAATGAATATAGTTACAGACAGCACCCCTTTGGAAGAGCCCAAAGATCCTGATACCTGTAATGTATTCGCCATTTATAAGCTCATAGCCTCTACTGAGCAGACTGAAGCGTTAAGAGCTAAATATTTAGGTGGCAACTATGGCTATGGTCACGCTAAGAAAGAGCTTCTTCAACTGATCATAGAAGCTTTTGAAGAGCCTAGAAGGATATTTAACCATTACATGGAGAACCCTGCCGAGCTGGACGCCAAGCTAAAGCAAGGAGAAGAAAAAGCACGCGCAATAGCACACAAAGTATTGCAAAGAGTGCGAGAAAAATTAGGCTACTAA
- a CDS encoding DUF1573 domain-containing protein gives MRSRTLILSIICWLSFYLASAQQAEEMTFSEKTFDFGTVKEEDGPIIHQFSFINKGIEPLKIASVKASCGCTTPDWTKEEVKPGETGYIQAQYNPKNRPGSFNKSLTVSLEGSETPVRLYIRGNVVPTPKSLEDELTAEMGGISVKYRSFNMGKVLTSEEPTTKEFDVFNSSDKAITFSDKVVGPDYIKLAFEPQTLKPKEKGVVKVIYAAQLNKELGFSSDNVKFYTDEALEPEKSISVYATVLEYFPPMSQEELAKAPKLKIESPVYDFGKLKVDQEASTTFTISNTGQSELKIRQAKPNCSCTGASVKKETLKPGESTEIKVTFDSKGRRGNQQKSVTIFSNDPTASAQRVTIKAYIDSEGESK, from the coding sequence ATGAGATCAAGAACTTTAATACTTTCTATAATTTGTTGGCTATCGTTCTATCTGGCTTCTGCACAGCAGGCTGAGGAAATGACATTTAGTGAAAAAACATTTGATTTTGGCACTGTAAAAGAAGAAGATGGACCCATCATTCACCAGTTTAGCTTTATCAATAAAGGTATAGAGCCCTTAAAGATTGCTTCTGTGAAAGCGTCATGTGGATGTACTACACCAGACTGGACTAAAGAAGAGGTGAAGCCAGGAGAGACAGGATATATTCAAGCTCAATACAATCCTAAAAATCGCCCCGGTTCATTTAATAAGAGTTTAACAGTAAGCCTGGAAGGTTCTGAAACTCCAGTGAGACTTTACATTAGAGGAAATGTGGTTCCTACTCCTAAATCATTAGAAGATGAGCTCACAGCTGAGATGGGTGGTATTAGTGTGAAGTACAGATCTTTCAACATGGGAAAGGTTTTAACTTCTGAAGAACCAACTACCAAAGAGTTTGACGTATTCAATTCTTCTGACAAGGCTATTACATTTAGCGATAAGGTTGTAGGTCCTGATTATATTAAATTGGCTTTTGAACCTCAAACATTGAAGCCAAAGGAAAAAGGAGTAGTAAAAGTGATCTATGCTGCTCAGCTGAATAAAGAATTGGGCTTTAGTAGTGATAATGTTAAGTTCTACACTGACGAAGCTCTAGAGCCTGAGAAATCTATTTCTGTGTATGCTACAGTGCTTGAATATTTTCCTCCTATGTCTCAGGAAGAATTAGCTAAGGCTCCGAAGCTTAAAATAGAATCTCCTGTTTATGATTTCGGTAAACTAAAAGTAGATCAGGAAGCTTCAACTACTTTCACCATAAGTAATACTGGCCAGAGTGAATTAAAAATAAGACAGGCCAAGCCTAACTGCTCCTGTACTGGCGCTTCTGTTAAGAAAGAGACTTTGAAGCCAGGAGAAAGCACTGAGATTAAAGTGACCTTTGACTCTAAAGGAAGAAGAGGAAATCAGCAGAAATCAGTAACAATTTTTAGTAATGACCCTACAGCTTCTGCTCAGCGTGTTACTATCAAGGCTTACATAGATTCTGAAGGCGAAAGCAAATAA
- a CDS encoding DUF4268 domain-containing protein, with protein sequence MYSKEQVSKLKEEFWTTFGQYIAPHLSAEGMKINWVNYKTGIKEVYFRMKADKKKAYIGIELGHKDDDIRELFYEQFLELKLMLEASMNEEWIWENSFYDENGLQISRIYIEIEGVNIFNKDTWPELISFLKPRIIALDEFWSDGKYAFEALK encoded by the coding sequence ATGTATTCTAAGGAGCAGGTATCGAAATTAAAGGAGGAGTTCTGGACTACTTTTGGTCAATATATAGCGCCACATCTTTCTGCTGAGGGTATGAAGATCAACTGGGTGAACTATAAAACAGGCATAAAAGAAGTCTATTTCAGAATGAAGGCCGATAAGAAAAAGGCATACATTGGAATAGAACTAGGGCATAAAGACGATGACATCAGGGAGCTGTTTTATGAGCAGTTTCTAGAGTTGAAGCTTATGCTCGAGGCATCTATGAATGAAGAATGGATCTGGGAAAATAGCTTCTATGATGAAAATGGCCTTCAAATTAGCCGGATTTATATAGAAATAGAAGGTGTGAATATCTTCAATAAAGACACCTGGCCTGAGCTTATTTCATTTCTCAAACCAAGAATTATTGCCCTTGACGAATTTTGGTCAGATGGAAAATATGCTTTTGAAGCGCTGAAATAA
- a CDS encoding thiamine pyrophosphate-dependent enzyme: MKNTVAEYILQKLKEVGVKRIWAVTGDALNAFSDAVQKDEDIDWISVRHEENAAFACYGSAQLTEDLAVCAGTVGPGALHLINGLYNAKKARVPVLAITGQVPSANIGTDYFQETDLKKIFDDICGFQGIIRNADQTPRLVTKALQVALWDKTVVRLEIPHDLTTATIDATYFDHPIIRSKSKLICPDEDIVKAAELLSGKKKVTILAGCGARDAKEEVLQLSNSLKAPIVHTLKASDVFDSNIPNVVGLTGLIGNHPGYSAVLNCEVLLMIGTDFPYSNFLPHDKEIIQIDIRPENLGNRTSISHGIVGDAADTVHRINSKTKINDDTSFMESHQKSHKKWLEKMDKESSLENDKTPLLPSLFAHELNKQASTDAVFSMDTGESVVWGVRYMTFDNDRRIIGSFNHGSMAVGLPSCLGAQAAYPGREVWGLVGDGAFGMSMHDLVTAVRYNYPIKMIVFNNSELGFVKMEMEEAGFARADEALKLQNPDFVAYAKACGADGMRVEKAEDIPVAIAKAKNSDKPFVIDAIVTSGALTLPPKITLEEAYGFTKSKAKEAILALEGDESQWKNIKSEIKAYFAKK; the protein is encoded by the coding sequence ATGAAAAACACAGTAGCAGAATATATATTACAGAAACTTAAAGAGGTAGGTGTAAAACGCATTTGGGCGGTAACTGGAGATGCACTAAATGCATTCTCAGATGCTGTACAAAAAGATGAAGATATAGATTGGATATCAGTAAGGCATGAAGAAAATGCCGCTTTTGCCTGCTATGGATCTGCTCAACTCACAGAAGATCTGGCCGTATGTGCCGGCACCGTAGGCCCTGGTGCTTTACACCTGATCAATGGTCTTTATAATGCAAAAAAGGCACGTGTACCCGTTTTAGCCATTACCGGACAAGTCCCCAGCGCCAATATCGGCACAGATTACTTTCAGGAAACGGACCTTAAGAAGATATTTGATGATATCTGTGGCTTTCAGGGCATTATCAGAAACGCTGATCAAACACCACGTCTGGTGACCAAAGCTTTACAAGTAGCCCTGTGGGACAAAACAGTGGTACGATTGGAAATTCCACATGACCTTACCACAGCAACCATAGATGCTACTTATTTTGACCATCCTATTATCCGATCTAAGTCCAAACTTATTTGCCCTGATGAAGATATTGTAAAAGCCGCTGAACTCCTTAGTGGAAAGAAAAAGGTCACCATATTAGCGGGCTGCGGAGCCAGAGACGCGAAAGAAGAAGTTCTCCAACTATCTAACAGTTTAAAGGCCCCCATTGTGCATACGCTGAAGGCCTCCGATGTTTTTGACAGCAACATTCCTAACGTAGTAGGTCTTACCGGGCTAATAGGAAACCACCCAGGCTACAGCGCCGTGCTTAACTGCGAGGTACTTTTAATGATCGGCACTGACTTCCCTTACAGCAACTTCTTACCACATGATAAAGAAATTATTCAAATAGACATCAGGCCAGAAAATTTAGGTAACAGAACATCTATATCTCATGGCATTGTAGGTGATGCTGCCGACACGGTGCACAGAATCAATAGTAAAACAAAGATTAACGACGATACCAGCTTTATGGAAAGCCATCAAAAGTCTCACAAAAAATGGCTGGAAAAAATGGATAAAGAAAGTAGCCTCGAGAATGATAAAACCCCTCTTCTACCCAGCCTTTTCGCTCATGAACTCAACAAACAAGCATCTACTGACGCCGTTTTCTCTATGGACACCGGAGAATCCGTGGTGTGGGGCGTCAGATATATGACTTTTGATAATGATCGCCGAATTATTGGAAGCTTCAACCATGGCTCCATGGCAGTAGGTTTACCATCATGCCTTGGTGCACAGGCTGCTTACCCAGGCAGAGAAGTATGGGGCTTAGTAGGCGATGGCGCCTTCGGCATGTCTATGCATGATCTTGTAACGGCTGTTAGATATAACTATCCCATTAAAATGATAGTGTTTAATAATAGTGAGCTGGGATTCGTAAAGATGGAAATGGAAGAAGCAGGTTTTGCCAGGGCTGACGAAGCACTAAAACTTCAAAATCCAGATTTTGTAGCTTACGCCAAAGCTTGTGGCGCTGATGGCATGAGAGTAGAAAAAGCCGAAGATATTCCTGTGGCGATTGCAAAGGCCAAAAACTCTGACAAACCATTTGTTATTGATGCCATAGTAACCTCAGGTGCGCTTACCTTACCACCAAAAATCACATTAGAAGAGGCTTATGGCTTTACTAAATCCAAAGCTAAAGAAGCCATCTTAGCACTGGAAGGTGATGAAAGTCAATGGAAGAACATTAAAAGTGAGATTAAGGCCTATTTTGCTAAGAAGTAG
- a CDS encoding acyl-CoA dehydrogenase family protein: MSTQSHETTNVKKAANDFFESPDFYNIDDLLTEEHKLIRESIRDFVKKEITPYIEQWCQDAHFPYEIVKKFGDIGAFGPTVPEQYGGGGLDYISYGLIMQEIERGDSGMRSTASVQGSLVMYPIYKFGSEEQKMKYLPKLASGEWLGCFGLTEPDHGSNPSGMLTNFKDMGDHYLLNGAKMWISNSPKADIAVVWAKNEEGRIHGLIVERGMEGFSTPETHGKWSLRASCTGELVFDNVKVPKENLLPGKSGLGAPLMCLDSARYGIAWGAIGAAMDCYDSARRYAAERIQFNKPIASFQLTQKKLSEMLTEITKAQLLNWKLGKMMDEGKATTAQISMAKRNSVHTALTIAREARQIHGGMGITGEYPLMRHMMNLESVITYEGTHDIHLLILGAEITGIPAFS, encoded by the coding sequence ATGTCAACACAATCTCATGAGACTACTAATGTGAAGAAGGCTGCAAACGATTTCTTTGAATCACCAGACTTCTATAACATAGATGATTTGCTTACAGAGGAGCATAAACTTATAAGAGAATCTATTCGCGATTTTGTAAAGAAAGAAATTACTCCATATATAGAACAGTGGTGCCAGGATGCTCATTTTCCATATGAAATTGTAAAGAAATTTGGAGACATAGGCGCCTTCGGACCAACCGTGCCTGAACAGTACGGCGGTGGTGGCCTAGACTATATATCTTATGGTCTTATCATGCAGGAAATAGAAAGGGGTGATTCAGGTATGCGCTCTACTGCTTCTGTTCAAGGATCATTAGTAATGTACCCGATTTATAAGTTCGGTTCGGAAGAGCAGAAGATGAAGTATCTACCCAAGTTAGCCTCTGGCGAATGGCTGGGCTGCTTCGGTCTTACAGAGCCTGACCATGGATCTAACCCCAGCGGCATGCTTACAAACTTCAAAGACATGGGAGATCATTATCTACTCAATGGTGCGAAGATGTGGATTTCTAATTCACCAAAAGCGGATATAGCTGTGGTTTGGGCCAAAAATGAAGAAGGACGAATTCACGGACTGATCGTAGAAAGAGGAATGGAAGGCTTCAGCACCCCAGAAACCCACGGAAAGTGGAGTTTAAGAGCCAGCTGTACAGGTGAGCTAGTGTTTGATAATGTAAAAGTACCTAAAGAGAATCTACTCCCGGGTAAAAGCGGCTTAGGAGCACCATTAATGTGCTTAGATTCTGCCCGTTATGGAATAGCCTGGGGAGCTATCGGCGCGGCTATGGATTGCTATGACTCTGCCAGAAGATATGCAGCGGAACGAATTCAGTTTAACAAGCCTATAGCCTCTTTCCAGCTTACTCAGAAAAAGCTATCTGAAATGCTTACCGAAATCACTAAAGCTCAACTACTTAACTGGAAGCTAGGTAAAATGATGGATGAAGGAAAAGCCACCACAGCACAAATCTCCATGGCCAAGAGGAACTCAGTACACACTGCGCTGACCATAGCTAGAGAGGCTCGTCAAATACATGGTGGAATGGGAATAACCGGGGAGTATCCTTTGATGAGGCATATGATGAACCTGGAGTCTGTTATAACCTATGAAGGTACACATGACATCCACCTACTCATATTAGGTGCAGAAATTACTGGAATTCCGGCTTTTAGCTAA
- a CDS encoding tryptophan 2,3-dioxygenase family protein: MDRSEIDPKILEQIRKLEEKYEAMGQDLSSYLDGLLYSDYLTYWDYIHLDTLLSLQNPKTGLQDEMTFIIYHQHTELFFKLVLWELEQMTSSENLTEEFAIEKLDRVNRIFRLLSDSFAIMIKGMDKEQFLKFRMSLLPASGFQSAQYRIIEITSTCLYNLIDVRDREMFNSNEPIEELIKHIYWKEGATELSSGKKTLTLKMFEEKYMHLFIHRAKNYQSKNLNQLYQDHFSGTDNKELKEAFREFDYLANVSWPLAHYKSAVKHLHKAPSDIAATGGTNWQKYLPPKFQKIMFFPDLWSDKEKEEWGKRWLLEEVFQKSH, translated from the coding sequence ATGGACAGGTCAGAAATAGATCCTAAAATTCTGGAGCAAATCAGAAAGCTGGAAGAAAAATATGAGGCGATGGGACAGGATTTATCCTCTTATCTGGATGGGCTATTGTACTCTGACTATCTTACTTATTGGGACTATATTCATTTAGATACTTTATTAAGTTTACAGAACCCAAAAACTGGTCTGCAAGATGAGATGACCTTCATTATTTATCATCAGCATACCGAATTGTTTTTTAAACTGGTGCTATGGGAGTTAGAGCAGATGACTTCTTCTGAAAATCTTACTGAGGAGTTTGCTATAGAAAAGCTGGATAGGGTGAATAGAATATTCAGGTTACTGTCAGATTCATTTGCCATTATGATCAAAGGAATGGATAAGGAGCAGTTTCTGAAATTTAGAATGTCTTTACTACCTGCCAGTGGTTTTCAATCAGCACAGTATAGAATAATTGAGATTACATCTACTTGCCTTTACAACCTGATAGATGTGCGCGACCGCGAAATGTTCAATAGTAACGAGCCCATTGAAGAGCTAATTAAGCATATTTATTGGAAGGAGGGTGCCACTGAGCTTTCATCAGGAAAGAAAACCCTCACCTTAAAAATGTTTGAAGAGAAGTATATGCATCTTTTCATTCATAGAGCTAAAAATTATCAAAGCAAAAACCTGAATCAGCTGTATCAAGACCATTTTTCTGGTACCGATAATAAGGAGTTAAAAGAAGCCTTTAGGGAGTTTGACTATCTGGCTAATGTTTCCTGGCCGTTGGCGCATTACAAATCAGCTGTAAAACATTTGCATAAAGCTCCTAGTGATATTGCAGCTACCGGAGGTACTAACTGGCAGAAGTATTTGCCTCCCAAATTCCAGAAAATTATGTTTTTCCCAGACCTATGGTCAGATAAAGAGAAGGAAGAGTGGGGAAAGAGGTGGCTCTTGGAGGAAGTATTTCAAAAATCTCATTAG
- a CDS encoding toxin-antitoxin system YwqK family antitoxin, with protein sequence MLSSTAAHAQYVQYTYHDDDKHQIKEIYHVNDTITNTLEGRYQSYYINGNIESTGHFTNNETFGVWEFYYEDGKVKMRGDLQQGSSDGFWEYFFESGSKSMEGSIIAKKREGQWKIFYEGGDLKEVGSFNEGRREGDWVYFFEDGRIKGEINYNYGKGRFTEYYPTGEVRAEGPKSGAENVGVWKYYYKDGTLQAEGKYETDQKSGLWKYFYHNGEVSAVGSFENDKPSGDWNYYYEDGTVSSKGSFAAGKKDGEWLVYYPDGTLKGKSQFDEGSGMYRELYKSGNTKLQGRIVDGQYEGHWSYYYETGELEGECDYVEGRGIYHGYYADGSLQTKGPIHNGKKVGKWDLYKNDGTLTGYYRPVYDERGVKKVKVEKVKETKKYGVAEYRFRGRKKSHFEPRLNEFKGIIVGTNPLEMFINRLPLALEFYMQERLGYEFEFEGIRDPFFGDDGDVPLNETYKRGYSAALRQKFYNPQRYGMWYFGHEIRFTNMSHYVNLPHSTQPESVVRASAKEQKYEYSGVLGYRLMQSNSDTGFTADAFVSLGAGYRSFDQKGTDEMAFSDLHRGDISFAYNFGLNLGYTFPFRIRR encoded by the coding sequence TTGTTATCATCCACTGCAGCTCATGCCCAATATGTGCAGTATACCTATCACGATGATGATAAACACCAAATAAAAGAAATATATCATGTGAATGATACCATAACCAATACGTTGGAGGGGCGGTATCAATCATATTATATCAATGGAAATATTGAATCTACTGGTCATTTCACCAATAATGAAACTTTTGGCGTCTGGGAATTTTACTATGAAGATGGTAAGGTAAAGATGCGTGGTGATCTTCAGCAGGGCTCTAGTGATGGCTTTTGGGAATATTTTTTTGAAAGTGGATCTAAAAGTATGGAAGGAAGCATAATTGCCAAGAAACGTGAAGGACAATGGAAGATATTTTATGAAGGGGGTGATTTAAAAGAGGTAGGATCTTTCAATGAAGGCAGGAGAGAGGGGGACTGGGTCTACTTTTTTGAAGATGGACGAATAAAAGGAGAGATTAATTATAACTACGGAAAAGGTAGGTTTACTGAATATTATCCTACCGGGGAAGTGAGGGCTGAAGGTCCGAAATCTGGGGCTGAGAATGTAGGTGTCTGGAAGTATTACTATAAGGATGGTACTTTGCAGGCCGAAGGTAAATATGAGACTGACCAGAAATCAGGTCTTTGGAAATATTTTTATCATAACGGTGAGGTTTCAGCGGTGGGATCTTTTGAAAATGATAAACCCTCAGGCGACTGGAATTACTACTATGAGGATGGCACAGTGAGCTCTAAAGGTAGCTTCGCTGCGGGTAAAAAGGATGGTGAATGGCTGGTTTATTACCCTGATGGCACCCTGAAAGGCAAGAGTCAGTTTGATGAAGGATCAGGAATGTATAGAGAGCTTTATAAAAGTGGCAACACCAAGCTGCAAGGCCGAATAGTGGATGGACAGTATGAAGGACATTGGAGTTATTATTATGAAACCGGTGAGCTTGAAGGGGAGTGTGACTATGTTGAAGGAAGAGGGATCTACCATGGTTATTATGCTGATGGATCGCTTCAAACTAAAGGCCCTATTCACAACGGTAAAAAAGTAGGCAAGTGGGATTTATATAAAAATGATGGTACCCTTACCGGATACTACAGACCTGTGTATGATGAGCGTGGGGTGAAGAAGGTGAAGGTAGAGAAGGTAAAGGAAACTAAGAAGTATGGTGTGGCAGAATATCGATTCAGAGGCCGCAAAAAGTCTCATTTCGAGCCTCGTCTAAATGAATTCAAAGGCATTATAGTCGGAACTAATCCACTGGAGATGTTCATAAATAGACTGCCGCTTGCGCTTGAATTTTACATGCAAGAAAGATTGGGCTATGAGTTTGAATTTGAAGGAATCAGAGATCCGTTCTTCGGTGATGATGGTGATGTGCCTCTCAACGAAACCTACAAGAGAGGTTATAGCGCGGCCCTAAGACAAAAATTTTATAATCCTCAGCGATATGGTATGTGGTATTTTGGTCATGAAATCCGATTCACCAATATGAGTCATTACGTAAACCTGCCACATTCTACACAGCCAGAAAGCGTTGTGAGGGCCAGTGCTAAGGAGCAAAAGTATGAGTACTCCGGTGTGTTAGGCTACAGGCTGATGCAATCAAACTCAGACACAGGTTTCACTGCAGATGCTTTTGTGAGTCTGGGGGCAGGCTATAGAAGTTTCGATCAAAAGGGAACTGATGAGATGGCCTTTAGCGATCTCCATAGAGGTGATATCTCTTTTGCGTATAACTTTGGCCTTAACCTTGGCTATACCTTTCCGTTTAGAATCAGAAGATAA